The Chitinophaga caeni genome segment CAACGATGAGCACATGAAAACCTTGCTGCAATTGAAATACTGCTTCAATAATTTTCCGGACATTATCCTTTTCGTTATAAGTAGGTATGATGACGAGCTTTTCCAATCGATTGGGTCATTTATGAAACCGCGAAATTAGCACATTTTCACGGCAAGTTAGTATCTTTTAAAAAAACATTATTATTTTTTTAACATCATACTGTGGTAGATTTCCGTGAGTTTCTGCTTGGTGTTTAGAGGGAAATCGGCTTTCATCATCCAATCGTAATACTGGGGTTCAACTTTCAAAACATCCCTTACCGCGCGACCTTTATATTTACCGAAATTGAACGTTTCAACACCGTTTTGGAAGATAATCCTCCTCGCGAAATCGACGTAATCATCTTCCTTGGTAAATTTTGCCAAGGCATCAACATCGCGGCCTAAAATTTCGTAACGCAACAATTGCGCTTCCAAGATTTCATAAGTAGCACTAGCATCCGCTTCCGCGCTGTGAGCGTTAGTCAATTCTTTCTCGCAATAAAATTTATAAGCGGCCCCTAAAGTTCTTTTTTCCATTTGGTGGAAAATCTTCTGCACGTCAACAAATTTACGGCTACCCACTTCAAAATCGAGGTTGGCGCGTAAAAACTCTTCTACCAGCATCGGAATATCGAAGCGGTTGGAGTTGTAACCGGCGATATCGCAATTATCGAGGAATTGTCTCAACTCGTTAGCCATTTGCTTGAATGTAGGCGCATCCGAAACATCTTCATCCTTGATGCCATGTATGGCTGTCGAAGAAGGAGGGATGGGCATCCCCGGATTAATCCTTTTTACTTTGGATTGAGAACTTTTGTCGGGAAATACCTTCACGATCGCAATCTCAATAATCCTGTCGGTCGCAACATTCGTACCGGTTGTTTCCAAGTCAATAAAGGCTAAGGGCCTTGTCAGTTGTAATGCACACATAATTTTATCGATATAAATGTCGCCGGCGAAAACCGGGTCAGCCAATTATAAATATTTTTTCAAGGTTTGAAAATCTAGTCCATCGTATGTTCCGGAGCTCATCATCAAGAGATTCGCCTGTTCATAATGTTGTTGATCAAGGAAAGCTTGAAGCGCAGCGGGCTGATTTATCACCACTAAATCTTCCCTGCCGAAACCGCCGCGGATAGTGGCCGGGTCTAAATCCGGCATCCTCTTGATCTCCAGCGCATGGCTACTGTAATACACTACGGCAATATTTGCAGCATCCATAGCGTGGAGGTATTCCCGCATGAAATCTGCGTTCAGGCTGCTATAAGTGTGCAATTCCAATACGGCTATCAGCTTGCGTCCCGGGAATTGCAGTTTTACTGCCGCGATCGTTGCTTTAACCTTCGAAGGGGCATGGGCAAAATCGCGGTAGATCGCTGTTTGATCATTTTTACCGATTAACTCCATCCTTTTGGCAGCTCCTTTGAAGCTTTGCATGGCAGAAAGAAATGCTGCTTCCCCTATACCCAATTGTTTGCAGGCCAGCATGGCCGCGTGAAGGTTGAGTAAATTATGATCTCCAAAAACCTGCAAAGGTACGGTATGCTCACTGAAAGTTACGCTTGTAATACCTTGATCTACCCGGTGAACCGGGATGTTATAAGGTATTTTTTGCAAGTGTTGCGCTTCATTTACCACTATTTCTTGCAGCACGGGATCCGTTTCATTGTAAATTAAGATGGCTCCCGGTTCCATTGTCCTAATAAATATAGCAAATTGTTCCTTGTAATTTTCGAAGGTGGGAAATACGTTAATATGATCCCAAGCAACGCCCGTCAAAATTGCGACCTGCGGGTGCAAAAAATGGAATTTGGGCCGTTTTTCTATAGCGGATGCAGGGTATTCATCGCCCTCGCAAACAATTATAGGGGCCCCGGTTACCTGCACGGATTGTTCGAACCCGTCCAATTTGGCGCCCACCAGGTAGTCAAAAGCGGTACCACTTACCTGCAAGGCATGCATAATCATGCTGGTTGTAGTGGTTTTACCATGGCTACCACCTACGATTACCCTTTTTTTATCCTTGCTTTCTTGGTAGATGTAAGCGGGGAAGGAGTATATTTTTAGGCCTAATTCTTGCGCTTTTTGTAATTCGGGATTGTCGGCACGGGCATGCATCCCCAGTATTACGGCGTCCAAATCGGGCGTAATATTGCCGGGATTCCAGCCCATTTGAGCGGGAAGTATGCCCTCTTTGTTTAGGTTGCCAAGCGCCGGTTCGAAGATTTCATCGTCGCTACCACTTACCTGGTAACCTTTTTTCTTCAAAGCAATGGCTAATTGGTGCATTACGCTCCCGCCAATTGCAATAAAATGTACTTTTGCCATATATTCGAACTATTGGAGGCTTACGCCAACATAGTGTTGTTTTTTTTAATATATTGGTTATCTTTGCAAAATAACATCACAAAAAATGAATGGCAAAGTTTAATCATGCTTGTGATGAAAAAAATCGTTCTTAAATTAAAGTAAAATTTTATGAAATTGAACCAACGCTTTTTGCTTGTTGCGGTATTATTAGTGGGATTAGTTGCTGTTATGGGTTCTTGTGCATCCTCCAGGCAAATGGGTTGTCCTAGCAAAATCACGCAATCTCAAACCATTCAAGATCATCATTGCTAGCGTATGGAATGGCATGAGCTGAATGCAGAGGCCGGGTTAACATCCTTACAAGCGCGCTCTTACGAGCTGCCTGTATTGATTTACAAGCACAGTACCCGTTGTAGTATTAGCAGCATGGTTTTAAACCGCATGGAACGCTCTGCTACAACTGTTTCCATTGAATTTTATTTCCTGGACTTGATCCGTTACAGGAACCTCTCGGACTTTATCGCGGCTAAATTTAATGTTCCGCATGAATCGCCCCAGGTTTTGCTGATTAAAAACGGGGAGTGTATTTATTCGGAAAGTCATTTCGCGATCAGCATGGACGAGATAGAATCCGTTGCCACCCAATCTTAAATTCATTCAACCAGTATCTTCGCTTACGGGCAAAACCTATGAAAAACCACTAGTTGCGAAACATGTTTCCGCGACCGGGGGGATTTTTTGTTGGAATGTACCGCTTTGTCGTAAATTTGAAGGATGGAAATGAAACATAGAATTGTTGTGGCGATCACGGGGGCAAGCGGCTCTATATACGCGAGGCAGGTATTGCAAAAATTATCGGTGCTAAAAGATCAAATTGACCAGGTTTCCGTGGTCATGACGACGAATGCCCGTACCGTTTGGGAAACCGAATTAGGTGATGCTTCTTATAATGACCATCCCTTCAAGATTTATTCCCAACAAGATTTTCATGCACCTTTCGCTTCCGGTTCCGGATTGTATAATACGATGATTATTTGTCCATGTTCGATGGGAACGCTCGGAAGGATCGCGCAGGGCATTTCCAATGATTTAATTACCAGGGCGGCCGATGTAATCCTGAAAGAGCGCCGTAAACTGGTTTGCGTAGCCAGGGAAACGCCTTACAGTTTAATTCATATCAAGAATATGCAGGCGCTCACGGAAGCGGGCGGTATCGTATGCCCGGCAACGCCTTCTTTTTACAGCAAGCCGGCAACGATAGAAGAAGTGGCTGCGACGGTTACTGACCGTGTCATTGACCTGGCCGGGTTATCTCAAAAAACATTCCGCTGGGGGAATGAATCTTAACTTTTCCTTATCTTGTGTTATCATGAAAATTGCGATTATTAACGGGCCTAATTTGAACTTGTTAGGGAAAAGAGAACCCGGAATTTACGGGAATGAAAGTTTTGAAGAATATTATAAAGCACTGCAGGCAAAATATCCCGCCGTGGAATTTTCATATTTTCAAAGTAACGTGGAAGGGGAGCTCATCAACCAATTACACCAAGTAGGCTTCGAAGTTGACGGCATCCTGATTAATGCCGGCGCTTATACGCATACTTCCGTTGCAATTAGGGACGCTATTGCCGGTATTAAATCCCCTGTTGTGGAAATACATATCTCTAATGTTTATGCAAGGGAGAGCTTCAGGCATACTTCTTTGATAGCGCCGAAATGTGTGGGCGGAATCTTCGGTTTGGGAATGAAGGGGTACGAGCTTGGATTACAATATTTCTTACCCTGATGAAAAAATGATTTGTTGCATATATGGAAAAGATTGGGTAAGATGCTCAATCTTTTTTTATTCTTTAATAAATTGAAAGCCGCTGAATTCAGCGGCTTTCAATTTATTATTATAACAAGTTCATCAGTTAATTCGAGCTGCTGCTCGAATTATATATTTTAATTCATTATTGTCCGACTAAATTTTAACCGGGGAGCAATTTGATTCCTCAATAGTTCGATTCAATGTTCATCTGCCCGTTTCTTGTACTTTTTTGCTTGCCCAAAAAAGGTACCCAAAAAGGGCACAAATTGGCCATTACGGCCGCCAATTTGATCGCTCGATCCAGCATTTGTACTACTGTATTGCTCAGCTGCCGTTCGCTATCAACGGTGCGAAGTTCCACGGTTTTGTTGGCGGGGCTGAATAGATCATCCTTCGCTTATGTCCTTGACCAAGTAAGGAATCCAAGTAAATTTAATGCAATTTTAGTCGGACAACAATGATTTAAATTCATCATTTAATTCGAGCAACAGCTCTCTAAATATTTAAATTCATTAGTTAATTCGAGCAACAGCTCTCTAAATATTTAAATTCATCATTTAATTCGAGCAACAGCTTTCCGCTTTTTCTTCTTTGAAAGCTTCGCGGGGCGTTAATCCAAGTAGTTCGAACATCATTTTATCTTCATCGAAAGTAGGATTCGGTGTTGTCAATAATTTTTCACCAGTGAAGATGGAGTTGGCTCCAGCCATAAAGCAGAATGCCTGCTCTGCCACGCTCATCTCGGCCCTCCCGGCGCTGAGCCGAACCATTGCTTTCGGCATCAAGATACGTGCCGTAGCGATCATGCGGGCCATGTCCCAAAATTCAACTTTCGGTAAATGTGCTAGCGGTGTACCTTCCACGCGCACTAAGGCATTGATCGGAACAGAATCTGGATGCTCAGGCATGGTAGATAAAGTATGCAACATTCCCAGGCGATCATCATGTTTCTCGCCCAAACCGATAATGCCGCCGCAACAAACCGTTACACCGGCTTTGCGCACGTTATCCAGGGTATGCAGACGATCATCGTACGTACGGGTAGAAATGATATCGTTGTAATGCTCCTTAGATGTGTCCAAATTATGGTTGTAGGAATACAATCCTGCATCAGCCAATTTTTGAGCTTGCTCTTCTGTAAGCATGCCCAGCGTGCAGCAAACTTCTAACCCGATTGCATTTACGCCCTTGACCATGTCTAGCACGCGGTCAAAATCGCGGTTATCGCGTACTTCCCTCCACGCTGCACCCATGCAAAAGCGTGTAGATCCGGCGTCTTTCGCTTTCTGTGCGTAAGCCAATACTTCTTCTTTTTGCATGAGAGATTTTACATCGATCCCGGTATTATAACGAGC includes the following:
- a CDS encoding 3'-5' exonuclease — encoded protein: MCALQLTRPLAFIDLETTGTNVATDRIIEIAIVKVFPDKSSQSKVKRINPGMPIPPSSTAIHGIKDEDVSDAPTFKQMANELRQFLDNCDIAGYNSNRFDIPMLVEEFLRANLDFEVGSRKFVDVQKIFHQMEKRTLGAAYKFYCEKELTNAHSAEADASATYEILEAQLLRYEILGRDVDALAKFTKEDDYVDFARRIIFQNGVETFNFGKYKGRAVRDVLKVEPQYYDWMMKADFPLNTKQKLTEIYHSMMLKK
- a CDS encoding UDP-N-acetylmuramate--L-alanine ligase gives rise to the protein MAKVHFIAIGGSVMHQLAIALKKKGYQVSGSDDEIFEPALGNLNKEGILPAQMGWNPGNITPDLDAVILGMHARADNPELQKAQELGLKIYSFPAYIYQESKDKKRVIVGGSHGKTTTTSMIMHALQVSGTAFDYLVGAKLDGFEQSVQVTGAPIIVCEGDEYPASAIEKRPKFHFLHPQVAILTGVAWDHINVFPTFENYKEQFAIFIRTMEPGAILIYNETDPVLQEIVVNEAQHLQKIPYNIPVHRVDQGITSVTFSEHTVPLQVFGDHNLLNLHAAMLACKQLGIGEAAFLSAMQSFKGAAKRMELIGKNDQTAIYRDFAHAPSKVKATIAAVKLQFPGRKLIAVLELHTYSSLNADFMREYLHAMDAANIAVVYYSSHALEIKRMPDLDPATIRGGFGREDLVVINQPAALQAFLDQQHYEQANLLMMSSGTYDGLDFQTLKKYL
- the ytxJ gene encoding bacillithiol system redox-active protein YtxJ — its product is MEWHELNAEAGLTSLQARSYELPVLIYKHSTRCSISSMVLNRMERSATTVSIEFYFLDLIRYRNLSDFIAAKFNVPHESPQVLLIKNGECIYSESHFAISMDEIESVATQS
- a CDS encoding UbiX family flavin prenyltransferase, yielding MKHRIVVAITGASGSIYARQVLQKLSVLKDQIDQVSVVMTTNARTVWETELGDASYNDHPFKIYSQQDFHAPFASGSGLYNTMIICPCSMGTLGRIAQGISNDLITRAADVILKERRKLVCVARETPYSLIHIKNMQALTEAGGIVCPATPSFYSKPATIEEVAATVTDRVIDLAGLSQKTFRWGNES
- the aroQ gene encoding type II 3-dehydroquinate dehydratase codes for the protein MKIAIINGPNLNLLGKREPGIYGNESFEEYYKALQAKYPAVEFSYFQSNVEGELINQLHQVGFEVDGILINAGAYTHTSVAIRDAIAGIKSPVVEIHISNVYARESFRHTSLIAPKCVGGIFGLGMKGYELGLQYFLP
- the bioB gene encoding biotin synthase BioB, with the protein product MEDLQIRHDWTLAEINDIYNMPLLELLYKAATVHRQYQATGEVQVCTLLSIKTGGCPEDCAYCPQAARYNTGIDVKSLMQKEEVLAYAQKAKDAGSTRFCMGAAWREVRDNRDFDRVLDMVKGVNAIGLEVCCTLGMLTEEQAQKLADAGLYSYNHNLDTSKEHYNDIISTRTYDDRLHTLDNVRKAGVTVCCGGIIGLGEKHDDRLGMLHTLSTMPEHPDSVPINALVRVEGTPLAHLPKVEFWDMARMIATARILMPKAMVRLSAGRAEMSVAEQAFCFMAGANSIFTGEKLLTTPNPTFDEDKMMFELLGLTPREAFKEEKAESCCSN